The following nucleotide sequence is from Natronobeatus ordinarius.
GAACACGAGGTACTTGGTACCGCCGCCAGTATACTCGATCGTATTGACGAACTCCCAGCCCTCTCGCCCGTACTCGTTGAGAAGTTCCTGAGGATCGCTTGCTTCCTCCATCGTCGCCTCGCGGGGTGGCCGGACCGTCTCGTACTCCCAGACGATCCTCTGGTCCGTTGCCATACTTGTATATCGACGATTCGCTGAAAAAAGGTTCGTGTTGCCATTCCGGATCGACGACTCGAGAGTCGGTCGACGGTCGCGGGACCAAATCATGCAAAATAAAACAATTGCAGTATCACATACCTCCTGCGTACTGTTCGATGTTCTCCAGTACA
It contains:
- a CDS encoding DUF4177 domain-containing protein — translated: MATDQRIVWEYETVRPPREATMEEASDPQELLNEYGREGWEFVNTIEYTGGGTKYLVFKRQAGGDADE